In one window of Candidatus Krumholzibacteriia bacterium DNA:
- a CDS encoding malate dehydrogenase — protein MADAKAVKRIAVTGAAGQIGYALLPRIAAGEIFGPDQPVQIQCLEIPPAMDAVRGVGMEMLDAAFPLLAGFTASDDPREAFEGVDLALLVGSKPRSKGMERKDLIRENGPIFTGQGNALSDVANPDCRVVVVGNPCNTNCLIAQHNAPKLEKQNFSAMTQLDHNRAVAQLADKAGRHNTDVAGVIIWGNHSNKQYPDYHHATIGGKPALDVIGDEAWLQGEFIKTVQERGKAIIEARGASSAMSAASSAIDHAHALFRGTPDGRWTSMAVTSDGSYGVPEGLICSFPVRCPGDGTYEIVQGLEIDDFGRAAFGKSIDELQQERETVSDLLG, from the coding sequence ATGGCCGATGCCAAGGCCGTCAAGCGGATCGCCGTCACCGGTGCCGCCGGCCAGATCGGATACGCCCTGCTGCCGCGCATCGCGGCCGGCGAGATCTTCGGACCCGACCAGCCCGTCCAGATCCAGTGCCTGGAGATCCCCCCGGCCATGGACGCCGTGCGCGGCGTGGGCATGGAGATGCTCGATGCCGCGTTCCCCCTCCTGGCCGGGTTCACCGCCAGTGATGACCCGCGCGAGGCCTTCGAGGGCGTCGACCTGGCCCTGCTCGTCGGCAGCAAGCCGCGCAGCAAGGGAATGGAACGCAAGGACCTGATCCGCGAGAACGGCCCGATCTTCACCGGCCAGGGCAACGCCCTGAGCGACGTGGCGAACCCGGACTGCCGGGTGGTCGTGGTGGGCAACCCCTGCAACACCAACTGCCTGATCGCCCAGCACAACGCCCCGAAGCTGGAGAAGCAGAACTTCAGCGCCATGACCCAGCTCGACCACAACCGCGCGGTGGCGCAGCTGGCCGACAAGGCCGGCCGTCACAACACCGACGTGGCCGGCGTGATCATCTGGGGCAACCACTCGAACAAGCAATATCCCGACTACCACCACGCCACGATCGGCGGGAAGCCGGCGCTCGACGTGATCGGCGACGAGGCCTGGCTCCAGGGCGAGTTCATCAAGACCGTGCAGGAACGCGGCAAGGCGATCATCGAGGCCCGCGGTGCGAGCAGCGCCATGTCGGCGGCCAGCTCGGCGATCGACCACGCGCACGCGCTGTTCCGCGGCACCCCCGACGGCCGCTGGACCAGCATGGCCGTGACCAGCGACGGCAGCTACGGCGTGCCCGAGGGCCTGATCTGCAGCTTCCCCGTGCGCTGCCCGGGCGACGGCACCTACGAGATCGTCCAGGGCCTGGAGATCGACGACTTCGGGCGCGCGGCCTTCGGCAAGAGCATCGACGAGCTGCAGCAGGAGCGCGAGACGGTCTCCGACCTGCTCGGTTGA
- a CDS encoding trypsin-like peptidase domain-containing protein, which produces MSPGVVRSPSSSSAGLRLVTLVVAGLLLSVPAGARETAAAETTAWARALPDLVERVEPAVVQVLSTRFGRPASGPTQPPGQQLSTGAGVIVDPRGYVLTNHHVVDGARRVRVVLSQPRETGQQTRSVLEPRGEILGAQIVGTDLETDLAVLKIDAENLNALPFGDSEAVRQGQLVFALGSPRGLDGSVSLGVVSATARQFQDGSPMIYIQSDVAVNPGNSGGPLVDTHGRLVGINSFIVSGSGGSEGLSFAVPSNIARTVFEQIRNTGRVQRGIVGVNPQTITPLMAEGLGLGRSWGVVLGDVFPGGPAAMAGLRTGDVVLSLDGKPMENGRQLRVNLYGKPIGDSVRLEVLRGSRRLAFDVSVAERPDDPQRFGDLVDPEDATVERLGIMGLDLDRELASMFGAGLRSRSGVVVAAVLFSLSPLEGGLAPGDIVRGLNGVTIGGVDDLRRAVDDLTIGEPAVLHVERMGQLLYVTLQIDS; this is translated from the coding sequence ATGAGTCCCGGAGTCGTGAGGTCACCGTCGAGTTCTAGCGCAGGCCTGCGGCTCGTCACACTGGTCGTGGCGGGCCTGCTACTTTCGGTCCCGGCCGGCGCACGAGAGACTGCCGCTGCAGAAACGACGGCGTGGGCCCGCGCTCTTCCCGACCTGGTCGAGCGCGTGGAACCGGCTGTCGTGCAGGTGTTGAGCACACGTTTCGGCCGTCCGGCGTCGGGTCCCACGCAGCCGCCGGGACAGCAGCTCTCCACGGGCGCGGGCGTGATCGTGGATCCTCGCGGCTACGTCCTCACCAACCACCACGTGGTCGACGGGGCCCGCCGGGTCAGGGTCGTGCTGTCGCAGCCGCGGGAAACCGGTCAGCAGACACGGTCGGTCCTCGAGCCGCGTGGCGAGATCCTGGGCGCCCAGATCGTGGGCACCGATCTCGAAACGGACCTCGCGGTCCTGAAGATCGACGCCGAGAACCTGAACGCGCTGCCCTTCGGCGACAGCGAGGCCGTCCGACAGGGCCAGTTGGTGTTCGCGCTGGGCAGTCCGCGCGGCCTGGACGGGTCGGTGTCGCTCGGTGTGGTCAGCGCGACCGCCCGGCAGTTCCAGGACGGCAGTCCCATGATCTACATCCAGTCCGACGTGGCCGTGAATCCGGGCAACAGTGGCGGTCCGCTCGTCGACACCCACGGCCGACTGGTCGGGATCAACTCCTTCATCGTGAGCGGGTCGGGTGGGAGCGAGGGCCTCAGTTTCGCGGTTCCGAGCAACATCGCGCGGACCGTGTTCGAACAGATCCGCAACACCGGGCGCGTACAACGCGGAATCGTCGGCGTGAATCCCCAGACCATCACCCCGCTCATGGCGGAGGGTCTGGGCCTGGGACGAAGCTGGGGCGTGGTCCTGGGTGACGTGTTCCCCGGCGGCCCGGCTGCGATGGCGGGCCTCCGGACCGGCGACGTCGTTCTGAGTCTCGACGGCAAGCCGATGGAGAACGGACGACAGCTGCGGGTGAACCTCTACGGCAAACCGATCGGGGACTCCGTGCGCCTCGAGGTGCTGCGCGGTTCGCGCCGGCTGGCTTTCGACGTCTCCGTCGCCGAACGTCCCGACGATCCGCAGCGCTTCGGTGATCTGGTCGACCCGGAGGACGCGACGGTCGAGCGATTGGGGATCATGGGCCTGGATCTCGATCGCGAGCTGGCGTCGATGTTCGGCGCCGGTCTACGCAGTCGGAGCGGCGTGGTCGTCGCCGCCGTGTTGTTCAGCCTGTCCCCGCTCGAGGGCGGACTGGCACCCGGCGACATCGTCCGTGGCCTGAACGGTGTCACGATCGGCGGCGTGGACGATCTGCGCCGCGCCGTCGACGATCTCACGATCGGTGAACCGGCGGTGCTGCACGTCGAGCGCATGGGTCAACTGCTGTACGTCACGCTGCAGATCGACTCGTGA
- a CDS encoding DUF3524 domain-containing protein, with protein sequence MSWLLLEPYHDGSHRQLVDGLREHVVPDADLWTLPARKWKWRMRGAALEFSRRVHESGTRPHAIFASSMLNAAEFRALLPATRRTVPLLLYFHENQLTYPVQHFDPRDHHFAWTNVHSALAADRVLWNSAYNRDAFLGALERLIHKMPDARPDWAVEAIAARSRVLPVPIDDAQILGDVADVEPRHGVCHVVWNHRWEHDKGPERLHTAVEALCASGLDFEMSVVGQCFRTSPSVFGEIGERLGDRRRAWGFLESRRDYHRLLATADVVLSTADHEFQGLAVLEGAAAGAVPLVPDALAYPEIWPGAWRYRDDEDMVTKLLDRVGQPGRWRSVDARPTAIGYGWSRLAHVWNEELSALGHGEDVH encoded by the coding sequence GTGAGCTGGCTGCTGCTCGAGCCCTACCACGACGGCAGTCATCGCCAGCTCGTCGACGGCCTTCGCGAGCACGTGGTGCCGGATGCCGATCTCTGGACGCTCCCGGCCCGCAAATGGAAGTGGCGGATGCGGGGCGCCGCCCTCGAGTTCTCGCGTCGCGTCCACGAGAGCGGTACGCGACCCCACGCGATCTTCGCGTCGAGCATGCTCAACGCCGCGGAGTTCCGCGCCCTGCTCCCGGCCACGCGGCGAACGGTCCCGCTCCTCCTGTACTTCCACGAGAACCAGCTCACCTACCCGGTCCAGCACTTCGATCCACGGGACCACCACTTCGCCTGGACGAACGTGCATTCCGCCCTGGCCGCCGACCGCGTGCTGTGGAACAGCGCCTACAATCGCGATGCCTTCCTCGGTGCGCTCGAACGCCTGATCCACAAGATGCCCGACGCCCGGCCGGACTGGGCGGTGGAAGCGATCGCCGCGCGCTCACGGGTCCTGCCCGTGCCGATCGACGACGCGCAGATCCTGGGCGACGTGGCCGACGTCGAACCCCGCCACGGTGTGTGTCACGTGGTGTGGAACCACCGTTGGGAGCACGACAAGGGCCCCGAACGGCTCCACACGGCGGTGGAGGCCCTGTGCGCTTCGGGACTGGACTTCGAGATGTCGGTCGTGGGGCAGTGCTTCCGGACATCGCCCTCCGTCTTCGGCGAGATCGGCGAGCGTCTCGGGGACCGACGCCGCGCGTGGGGATTCCTGGAGTCCCGGCGGGACTATCACCGGCTTCTCGCCACGGCCGATGTCGTGCTGTCGACCGCGGACCACGAGTTCCAGGGGCTCGCCGTGCTCGAAGGCGCGGCGGCCGGCGCCGTGCCTCTGGTTCCCGACGCCCTCGCGTACCCCGAGATCTGGCCCGGAGCCTGGCGCTACCGCGACGACGAGGACATGGTCACGAAGCTGCTCGACCGTGTCGGGCAGCCTGGGCGATGGCGCTCCGTGGACGCGCGCCCCACCGCGATCGGATACGGCTGGTCACGACTCGCCCACGTCTGGAACGAAGAACTGTCGGCGCTCGGCCACGGCGAGGACGTCCACTAG
- a CDS encoding DUF4114 domain-containing protein, with translation MRSWRLSLFFTLALVLMLAPAAHAQFTVSFGSSWDGVPLQDILDAEFGPGTVDMMTGYEGYLAGDADPSYWEDLGAQSIIIREIAGYADNNILGWYEETLVGAPTIDGVGDGVIFAGPMSEGMEVTVDFTEVTRFGFYLNPNGTGDGINAPEPELFYTNRSYNDLGADGSGAVNPPFDGDAQFLVYNVSHLRGTPAYVVAVEDLDSGAELFPSYTAGGTDNDYNDLVFEIRAESPVDTESSSFGAVKSLFDR, from the coding sequence ATGCGCTCCTGGAGACTGTCCCTCTTCTTCACCCTTGCCCTCGTCCTGATGCTGGCCCCGGCTGCCCATGCGCAGTTCACGGTCAGCTTCGGCAGCAGCTGGGACGGCGTCCCGCTGCAGGACATCCTCGACGCCGAGTTCGGTCCCGGCACGGTCGACATGATGACCGGCTACGAGGGTTATCTGGCCGGCGACGCCGACCCTTCGTACTGGGAGGACCTCGGCGCGCAGTCGATCATCATCCGTGAGATCGCCGGCTACGCTGACAACAACATTCTGGGCTGGTACGAGGAGACCCTCGTCGGTGCACCCACGATCGATGGCGTGGGAGACGGCGTCATCTTCGCGGGCCCCATGTCCGAGGGCATGGAAGTGACCGTCGACTTCACCGAGGTGACCCGCTTCGGCTTCTACCTGAACCCGAACGGCACCGGCGACGGTATCAACGCGCCCGAGCCCGAGCTGTTCTACACCAACCGCAGCTACAACGACCTGGGTGCCGACGGCAGCGGTGCCGTCAACCCGCCCTTCGACGGGGATGCCCAGTTCCTGGTCTACAACGTGAGCCACCTGCGCGGTACCCCCGCCTACGTGGTCGCGGTCGAGGACCTCGACTCGGGTGCAGAGCTGTTCCCGAGCTACACCGCCGGTGGCACCGACAACGACTACAACGATCTCGTCTTCGAGATCCGGGCCGAGTCGCCGGTCGACACCGAGAGCAGCAGCTTCGGCGCCGTGAAGTCGCTGTTCGACCGTTAG
- a CDS encoding M24 family metallopeptidase — translation MTDPVKERLLAAQRLAERLFDAVECAAILRAGITESEASRRIHDLAGDAFGGPRWWHRRVVRTGPNTLYPYQEHPPDRVIEPDDILFVDLGPVFDGWEADFGRTYVLGDDPHKHSVREAVETAFRRGQQRFRDDPECTAADLYDFMRTTAVDLGYEFGNHHCGHLIGEFPHERIADDRITSYLHPRNPTPLRGRLPDGTPLTWILESHLVDRERGYGAFVEALLDD, via the coding sequence ATGACCGATCCCGTGAAGGAACGACTGCTCGCGGCTCAGCGCCTGGCCGAGCGGCTCTTCGACGCCGTCGAGTGCGCTGCGATCCTCCGGGCGGGGATCACCGAGTCGGAGGCCAGCCGGCGGATCCACGACCTCGCTGGCGACGCCTTCGGCGGACCCCGCTGGTGGCACCGTCGTGTCGTGCGCACCGGCCCGAACACCCTGTATCCGTACCAGGAACATCCGCCGGACCGTGTGATCGAGCCCGACGACATCCTCTTCGTCGACCTCGGTCCGGTGTTCGACGGGTGGGAGGCCGATTTCGGCCGCACCTACGTGCTGGGCGACGACCCCCACAAGCATTCCGTGCGCGAGGCGGTCGAGACCGCGTTCCGGCGGGGACAGCAACGCTTCCGCGACGACCCCGAGTGCACGGCGGCGGATCTCTACGACTTCATGCGGACCACGGCGGTGGACCTGGGCTACGAGTTCGGCAACCATCACTGCGGGCACCTCATCGGTGAGTTCCCGCACGAGCGGATCGCCGACGATCGCATCACCAGCTACCTGCACCCGCGCAATCCCACGCCCCTCCGCGGGCGGCTCCCCGACGGGACGCCGCTGACATGGATCCTGGAATCGCATCTGGTGGATCGGGAGCGGGGCTACGGAGCGTTCGTGGAGGCCCTGCTCGACGACTGA
- a CDS encoding class I SAM-dependent methyltransferase: MNDASHFDELASTWDDDPVKLERARAVARAIVDRVDLQGAHVIEDGCGTGLLGFALLEVSSPATITFIDPSEAMRDQVTRKIASLPPQRACVIAPHEEVGAGRDLVASLMVLHHVDDPAGTIRHWAGWLDHGAYLAIADLHREDGSFHGHDHGHGPLHRGFDPTRVADWMRDAGLDPQEPVDVFTMEKDVDGETRHYPVWLMTGRKS; encoded by the coding sequence GTGAACGACGCATCGCACTTCGACGAGCTGGCCTCGACCTGGGACGACGACCCTGTGAAACTCGAGCGCGCCCGCGCCGTCGCGCGCGCCATCGTCGACCGTGTGGACCTGCAGGGAGCCCACGTGATCGAAGACGGCTGCGGGACCGGCCTCCTGGGCTTCGCGTTGCTCGAGGTCTCGTCGCCGGCCACCATCACCTTCATCGATCCCTCCGAGGCCATGCGGGACCAGGTCACCCGCAAGATCGCGAGCCTTCCACCGCAACGGGCGTGTGTGATCGCCCCGCACGAAGAAGTGGGGGCGGGTCGGGATCTCGTCGCCTCGCTCATGGTTCTGCACCACGTCGACGATCCGGCCGGGACCATTCGTCACTGGGCCGGGTGGCTGGACCACGGAGCGTACCTGGCGATCGCCGACCTCCACCGCGAGGACGGATCCTTCCACGGTCACGATCACGGACACGGCCCCCTTCACCGCGGATTCGACCCGACCCGCGTCGCCGACTGGATGCGCGACGCCGGCCTGGACCCGCAGGAGCCCGTCGACGTGTTCACCATGGAGAAGGACGTCGACGGTGAGACCCGCCATTACCCGGTGTGGTTGATGACCGGCCGGAAGTCCTGA
- a CDS encoding efflux RND transporter permease subunit, translating into MRVTDLAIRKSMTSIALMVLVVVLGAYSYVVLPRESSPDVKIPFVMVYAPYYGTSPEDMENLVTRKLETQLKGVADVEEMTSTSSEGVSTVVMEFQPSVDMSDALQKVRDAVELAKPELPQDVKDDMLVSEISSTDWPIMQVVLSGPFDLARLKQVGEDVQEDLEQVPGVLSVDLTGGVERQVRIDVDPERLRFFGVSLEDLEDSISLENVTLPGGEIGLGTYEYSVRVPGEFESVTAIPDIVVNPGAESPVYVRDVARVTFGTKDRDTISRKEGREAVTLSVKKRTGENIIDIADLVNEELERLRATLPDGTTISVMSDMSVVIRDMVTELENNILSGLILVVAVLFLFLGLTNSLFVGVAIPFSMLITFAAVNAFGITLNMVVLFSLILALGMLVDNAIVIVENVFRHRTAGKGGPRAASDGTTQVGTAVVASTLTTICAFGPMAFWPGIMGEFMKYLPITVIVTLVSSLLVALIFNPVLCAKFMRVPTNDGPKKRLGDRLMDFGLRSYEPTLHWALNHRALTIGTMVVLLVVMFGLYANFNAGVELFPDTDPTYAYVQISAPSGTRIEQSDAYARDVERAVGEIPDMKVYVTEVGAAGDESFGGSQEAPPHLTRVSMEFVAQEDREHSSRAMLERLRGMLTEFTGAELVIDKQEEGPPTGKPVNIEIVGEDFERLGELSNRIKARIEDVPGLVNLQDDFDRGLPQLVVRPDLDKAARMGIRTMDLASTVLTAVKGDDVGEYRVGEDEYDIVVRYDSPARATSEDLENLTVFYEGEDIPLTSFAEVEFTTGLASISRIDGKRVVTVSGDAATGYNGNALLAEAQQRLADFPLPPGYRLEYTGESEDQAEAQDFLGKAFLLAVMLIFVVLVTQFDSVLIPFVILSTVLLSLIGVLLGLMVTNTPFGIIMTGVGVISLAGIVVNNAIVLLDYIQQLRAAGMEKYEAIVEAGRTRFRPVVLTAITTILGLIPLTTGVSFNVNHATDGEWDKLFTIGGESSQWWGPMGVAVIWGLAVATFLTLVVVPVMYSSLDPLRRGLRWVFGGFARRPRAPEPAPETAAEVAVEGGESRG; encoded by the coding sequence ATGAGGGTCACCGATCTGGCCATCCGCAAGTCGATGACCAGCATCGCGCTCATGGTGCTGGTCGTCGTCCTGGGCGCCTACAGCTACGTCGTGCTGCCGCGCGAGTCCTCGCCCGACGTCAAGATCCCGTTCGTGATGGTCTACGCGCCGTACTACGGGACCAGTCCCGAGGACATGGAGAATCTGGTCACACGGAAGCTCGAGACCCAGCTCAAGGGCGTGGCCGACGTCGAGGAGATGACCTCGACCTCGAGCGAGGGTGTGAGCACCGTCGTCATGGAGTTCCAGCCCAGCGTCGACATGAGCGACGCGCTGCAGAAGGTGCGCGACGCGGTCGAGCTGGCCAAGCCCGAGCTGCCCCAGGACGTGAAGGACGACATGCTGGTCTCCGAGATCAGCAGCACCGACTGGCCCATCATGCAAGTGGTGCTGAGCGGACCCTTCGACCTGGCCCGGCTGAAGCAGGTGGGCGAGGACGTCCAGGAGGACCTCGAACAGGTGCCCGGCGTGCTCTCGGTCGACCTGACGGGCGGTGTCGAGCGCCAGGTCCGGATCGACGTCGATCCGGAGCGCCTGCGCTTCTTCGGCGTGTCCCTGGAGGACCTCGAGGACTCCATATCCCTGGAGAACGTCACCCTTCCCGGCGGCGAGATCGGACTGGGCACCTACGAGTACTCGGTCCGGGTCCCGGGCGAGTTCGAATCGGTCACGGCGATTCCCGACATCGTGGTCAATCCCGGGGCAGAGTCGCCGGTCTACGTGCGTGACGTCGCGCGTGTGACCTTCGGGACCAAGGACCGTGACACCATTTCACGCAAGGAGGGTCGCGAGGCCGTCACCCTGAGCGTGAAGAAGCGCACCGGCGAGAACATCATCGACATCGCCGACCTGGTCAACGAGGAGCTCGAGCGCCTGCGGGCCACCCTGCCCGACGGCACGACCATTTCGGTCATGAGCGACATGTCGGTCGTGATCCGCGACATGGTCACCGAACTCGAGAACAACATCCTCTCGGGTCTGATCCTCGTGGTGGCGGTACTGTTCCTCTTCCTGGGGCTGACGAACTCCCTGTTCGTGGGCGTGGCGATCCCCTTCTCGATGCTCATCACGTTTGCCGCGGTCAACGCCTTCGGAATCACGCTCAACATGGTCGTGCTGTTCTCGCTGATCCTGGCGCTGGGCATGCTCGTGGACAACGCGATCGTGATCGTCGAGAACGTCTTCCGGCACCGCACGGCCGGTAAGGGAGGCCCGCGCGCGGCGAGCGACGGAACGACCCAGGTCGGGACCGCGGTCGTGGCGTCGACGCTGACCACCATCTGCGCCTTCGGACCCATGGCCTTCTGGCCGGGGATCATGGGCGAGTTCATGAAGTACCTGCCGATCACGGTGATCGTCACGCTGGTGTCTTCGTTGCTGGTCGCCTTGATCTTCAATCCCGTGCTCTGCGCCAAGTTCATGCGGGTTCCCACCAATGACGGTCCGAAGAAGCGACTGGGCGATCGTCTCATGGACTTCGGCCTGCGCAGCTACGAGCCCACGCTGCACTGGGCCCTGAACCACCGGGCGCTGACCATCGGAACGATGGTGGTGCTGCTGGTCGTGATGTTCGGCCTGTACGCAAACTTCAACGCCGGTGTGGAGCTCTTCCCCGATACCGACCCCACCTATGCCTACGTGCAGATCAGCGCGCCGAGTGGGACCCGCATCGAACAGAGCGACGCCTATGCGCGCGACGTGGAGCGTGCGGTGGGCGAGATCCCCGACATGAAGGTCTACGTGACCGAGGTGGGGGCGGCGGGTGACGAGTCGTTCGGCGGCAGCCAGGAGGCACCTCCGCACCTCACGCGCGTGAGCATGGAGTTCGTCGCGCAGGAGGACCGGGAGCACTCCTCCCGGGCCATGCTGGAACGGCTGAGGGGCATGCTCACCGAGTTCACCGGGGCCGAGCTGGTGATCGACAAGCAGGAGGAAGGGCCGCCCACGGGGAAGCCGGTGAACATCGAGATCGTGGGCGAGGACTTCGAGCGGCTCGGTGAGTTGTCGAACCGGATCAAGGCGAGGATCGAGGACGTTCCGGGCCTGGTGAACCTCCAGGACGACTTCGATCGTGGGCTGCCGCAGTTGGTGGTGCGTCCCGACCTCGACAAGGCCGCGCGCATGGGGATCCGCACCATGGATCTGGCCAGTACCGTGCTCACGGCCGTGAAGGGCGACGACGTGGGCGAGTACCGCGTCGGCGAGGACGAATACGACATCGTGGTGCGTTACGACTCGCCGGCCCGGGCCACGAGCGAGGACCTCGAGAACCTGACCGTGTTCTACGAGGGTGAAGACATTCCACTGACCAGCTTCGCCGAGGTCGAGTTCACCACCGGCCTGGCCTCGATCTCGCGCATCGACGGCAAGCGGGTGGTCACCGTGAGCGGCGACGCCGCCACCGGCTACAACGGCAACGCGCTGCTGGCCGAGGCGCAGCAGCGGCTGGCCGACTTCCCGCTGCCGCCGGGCTACCGTCTCGAGTACACGGGCGAGAGCGAGGACCAGGCCGAAGCGCAGGACTTCCTGGGCAAGGCCTTCCTGCTGGCGGTCATGCTGATCTTCGTGGTGCTCGTGACGCAGTTCGATTCCGTGCTGATCCCCTTCGTCATCCTGAGCACGGTTCTCCTGTCCCTGATCGGCGTTCTCCTCGGGCTCATGGTCACGAACACTCCCTTCGGGATCATCATGACCGGTGTCGGTGTGATCTCGCTGGCCGGGATCGTCGTGAACAACGCGATCGTGTTGCTCGACTACATCCAGCAGTTGCGCGCGGCCGGCATGGAGAAGTACGAGGCCATCGTCGAAGCCGGTCGGACGCGCTTCCGGCCGGTGGTGTTGACGGCCATCACGACCATCCTGGGTCTGATCCCGCTGACCACCGGCGTGTCGTTCAACGTCAACCACGCGACCGACGGCGAGTGGGACAAGCTCTTCACCATCGGCGGCGAATCGAGTCAGTGGTGGGGGCCGATGGGCGTTGCCGTGATCTGGGGGCTGGCCGTGGCCACCTTCCTCACCCTGGTGGTGGTGCCGGTGATGTATTCGTCGCTCGATCCCCTCCGGCGGGGGCTGCGCTGGGTGTTCGGTGGATTCGCGCGCCGGCCACGCGCTCCGGAACCCGCACCCGAGACGGCGGCCGAGGTGGCTGTCGAGGGTGGCGAGTCGAGAGGTTGA
- a CDS encoding efflux RND transporter periplasmic adaptor subunit: MTRPDPRLAPFRTLFLVVPLLVAGCGGGDGSVEANAEDTPTERPHNVRALELERSDLLETLYLTGRLEAVQATDVSTEESGVVRRLPVEKGAVVREGEVVVGLGRDLLEAEMNSAKAAVTLREYNEDRTRSLFEANSVSKQEMLRVYTELQQARESARVAELRYERAAIKAPFDGVLVEHYVEIGELVSPGQRVARVVDPFTLELVTSVTEREVAFLSEGTPAMVSVDGVEGVAPGRVNYVAVEASPASGKFTVEIQVENPDLRLRAGVVARARVLKLVHTDALVIPRDAVVRTVDGDAVFVIEDDRARVRPVVLGPGQGMMVIVEQGLAGGERLVVRGQRQLQGGARVIVQEVATARDGSIPADPAEVREEGNLEGLRDMMTGESRPLPTSPAVEEPR, encoded by the coding sequence ATGACCCGTCCGGATCCCCGACTCGCGCCCTTCCGGACATTGTTCCTCGTGGTACCCCTGCTGGTGGCGGGGTGCGGCGGTGGTGACGGTTCGGTCGAGGCGAACGCAGAGGACACGCCCACCGAGCGGCCCCACAACGTGCGCGCACTCGAACTGGAGCGCAGTGACCTGCTCGAGACCCTCTATCTCACCGGTCGGCTCGAGGCGGTGCAGGCCACCGACGTGAGTACCGAGGAGTCGGGTGTCGTCCGCCGGCTGCCCGTCGAGAAGGGGGCCGTGGTGCGCGAGGGAGAGGTCGTCGTGGGCCTCGGTCGGGACCTGCTCGAGGCCGAGATGAACTCGGCGAAGGCGGCGGTCACCCTGCGCGAGTACAACGAGGACCGCACCCGATCGCTCTTCGAGGCCAACTCCGTGAGCAAGCAGGAGATGCTGCGCGTCTACACCGAGTTGCAACAGGCTCGCGAGTCCGCGCGCGTGGCCGAACTCCGCTACGAGCGCGCCGCCATCAAGGCTCCGTTCGACGGCGTGCTGGTGGAGCACTACGTCGAGATCGGCGAACTGGTGTCGCCGGGCCAGCGTGTGGCCCGCGTCGTGGATCCCTTCACGCTCGAACTCGTCACGTCGGTCACCGAACGGGAGGTGGCCTTCCTGAGCGAGGGCACCCCGGCGATGGTGAGCGTCGACGGGGTCGAGGGCGTCGCTCCCGGCCGGGTGAACTACGTCGCGGTCGAGGCCAGCCCCGCGTCGGGCAAGTTCACCGTCGAGATCCAGGTCGAGAACCCGGATCTCCGACTCCGAGCAGGCGTGGTCGCTCGTGCGCGTGTCTTGAAGCTGGTGCACACCGACGCACTCGTGATCCCCCGGGACGCCGTGGTGCGTACGGTCGACGGCGACGCGGTCTTCGTGATCGAGGACGACCGGGCCCGCGTCCGGCCGGTGGTGCTGGGCCCGGGTCAGGGCATGATGGTGATCGTCGAACAGGGACTCGCCGGAGGGGAACGCCTGGTCGTGCGCGGCCAACGCCAACTCCAGGGCGGTGCCCGCGTGATCGTACAGGAGGTCGCCACCGCCCGCGACGGGAGCATTCCGGCGGATCCGGCCGAGGTCCGGGAAGAGGGCAATCTCGAGGGTCTTCGCGACATGATGACCGGTGAGAGCCGTCCCCTGCCCACGTCCCCCGCCGTCGAGGAACCACGATGA